One stretch of Bombus pascuorum chromosome 14, iyBomPasc1.1, whole genome shotgun sequence DNA includes these proteins:
- the LOC132914060 gene encoding uncharacterized protein LOC132914060 yields MRKILLFVMIHELLRPVRSVNGVIWDKKLQDFVPIFSIPAFAAVNNELLSQSRREETYDFQGRIVRLSYYEEKNLINSIDNGTRISGIIGEIWNILSEYLNFTIKPILTNEKNAGASDPDGIFRTGLMKYITDNTTDVIPRMEAHPKKLTVTQMTMPLWKAEYRLYIEREVRHVPTWMVKLFSKRVWYAILITYFLLSMCSYLSHKVETKIMIKNLQTDLNDHFFYNFGMICGQSFLPSSSIRSSRIVELWLGLFSCLIRTAFSALLIGYMTQTTFTPPFNDLESLLNNTSYKILTLNGSIPNIIIERGTSPAYRKVLDMKRYIVMDTTEEMYTKICTSNNPYTIFESEDLKKARGMYFCRLNPVGVPLFYSWIIPGISKTFTHKRSIDIGMLKLYEVGFIKLLKHRWIESKNVEKESLNVTEPIILEQVYLTLMIFIGGLLISFVILLFENIIFFCKIKKIS; encoded by the exons ATGAGAAAGATACTACTATTCGTGATGATTCACGAATTACTTAGACCTGTTCGATCAGTGAACGGTGTGATATGGGACAAGAAACTACAGGATTTTGTACCGATTTTCAGTATCCCAGCTTTCGCAGCTGTAAACAACGAACTGCTGAGCCAAAGTCGAAGAGAGGAAACATACGATTTCCAAGGAAGAATCGTTAGATTATCTTATTACGAG GAAAAGAACCTTATCAATAGCATAGATAATGGAACACGAATCAGCGGAATTATAGGCGAGATCTGGAATATTTTGTccgaatatttaaatttcac AATAAAACCGATTCTGACTAACGAGAAGAATGCAGGAGCGTCAGATCCTGATGGCATATTTAGAACTGGTTTAATGAAGTATATTACAGATAATACAACAGATGTAATACCGAGGATGGAAGCTCATCCCAAGAAATTGACTGTTACCCAGATGACGATGCCTTTATGGAAAGCCGA ATATCGGCTATATATTGAACGAGAAGTAAGACACGTACCTACTTGGATGGTGAAATTATTCTCCAAAAGAGTTTGGTACGCAATTCtgataacatattttttattaagcaTGTGCAGCTATCTTTCTCACAAGGTCGAGACGAAAATCATGATTAAGAACTTGCAGACTGACTTGAACGATCATTTCTTCTATAACTTTGGCATGATCTGCGGACaaa GCTTCCTTCCATCTTCTTCCATCAGAAGCTCAAGGATAGTGGAATTATGGTTGGgtttattttcttgtttgaTCAGAACCGCTTTCAGTGCCCTTTTAATAGGCTATATGACGCAAACTACCTTCACACCTCCTTTCAACGATCTAGAATCCCTTTTGAATAATACttcgtacaaaattttaactttaaatgGTTCTATaccgaatattattatcgag CGAGGAACATCGCCTGCATACAGAAAAGTTCTTGACATGAAACGATATATTGTTATGGATACAACTGAGGAGatgtatacaaaaatatgtacatcCAATAATCCATACACAATATTCGAAAgcgaagatttaaaaaaagctAGAGGAATGTACTTCTGTCGATTGAATCCCGTAGGagttcctttattttattcatggATAATTCCCGGAATTTCGAAGACTTTTACACATAAAAGGTCTATTGATATCgg AATGTTGAAATTATATGAAGTTGGCTTTATCAAACTATTGAAACATCGTTGGATAGAGTCAAAGAACGTTGAAAAAGAGTCACTAAATGTGACAGAACCAATTATCTTAGAACAAGTGTATTTAACATTAATGATATTCATCGGTGGGCTTCTAATATCATTCGTAAttcttttgtttgaaaatataatatttttctgcaaaattaagaaaatatcctaa
- the LOC132913960 gene encoding probable glutamate receptor → MFYENDTKVTGIYGDIWNLLAYHLNFTLIPVKYEEHHFGERLENGSYSGVMGLLDRNETQVIMRTGYYVFRMNLFDYTVPVLNTKYRLHIKPNYEYDNRWLLSIFTRETLCTYIFLILIFAVAGYIFQYGSRKNRKRSKQSKSRSGYFNFTDHIFYTYSIMCCQGYLPQGFCDQSKILSTSKFLFAWLMLLIFSSSLIYRMTNRTMTPPFVDFNTLINQSKYDVLIFEGSTIYELVKNAIHSSVYNSHELSERIFFEKNLSFIYKEICFSKKLLAILENEYRASSRSKNFCRVVPVGKNYFQTWVGFGVSKRFPYKRSIDTSIIKLREVGLIDILKDRWLHHINNIEKTPFKRIDMHQVYLLFKMLFIGIVLSLIILSLENLIFFCRKEFT, encoded by the exons ATGTTTTATGAGAACGACACGAAGGTGACTGGAATCTATGGCGATATATGGAACCTACTTGCATATCATCTCAACTTCAC GTTGATACCAGTGAAATACGAGGAACATCACTTCGGAGAACGCTTGGAAAACGGAAGCTACAGCGGTGTGATGGGGTTGCTCGATCGAAATGAAACGCAAGTGATTATGCGAACAGGATATTATGTTTTCCGCATGAATCTATTCGACTATACAGTACCCGTTTTGAATACCAA GTACCGATTGCATATAAAGCCAAACTACGAATACGACAACAGGTGGTTGTTGAGCATATTCACACGCGAAACTCTGTGCACTTACATCTTTCTAATCCTAATATTTGCTGTCGCTGgttacatttttcaatatgGATCACGCAAAAATCGCAAAAGAAGTAAACAATCAAAGTCAAGGAGTGGATACTTCAATTTCACTGACCATATCTTTTACACATATTCCATAATGTGCTGTCAAG gATATCTTCCGCAAGGTTTTTGCGATCAGAGCAAAATATTATCCacatcgaaatttttattcgcttGGTTGATGCTGTTGATTTTCAGCTCTAGTCTCATTTATCGAATGACAAATCGGACTATGACACCACCGTTTGTCGATTTTAATACTTTGATAAATCAATCGAAATACGACGTTCTAATTTTCGAAGGATCTACAATCTATGAATTAGTAAAG AATGCCATTCATTCGTCAGTGTACAACAGTCACGAATTATCGGAACGTATCTTctttgagaaaaatttaagTTTCATATACAAGGAAATTTGTTTTAGCAAAAAATTACTCGCCATTTTAGAGAACGAATACAGAGCATCTTCAAGAAGCAAAAATTTCTGTCGGGTCGTACCAGtgggaaaaaattattttcaaacttggGTTGGATTTGGTGTATCAAAACGTTTTCCGTACAAACGTTCCATCGACACGTC aataataaaattacgcgAAGTTGGCCTAATAGATATCTTAAAAGATCGCTGGCTCCAtcacataaataatatagaaaagacTCCTTTCAAAAGGATCGACATGCATCAAGTTTATCTACTTTTTAAGATGCTTTTTATTGGTATTGTTCTTTCCCTCATAATACTTTCATTAGAAAATCTAATATTCTTTTGTAGAAAGGAATTTACGTAA